The following proteins are encoded in a genomic region of [Eubacterium] hominis:
- a CDS encoding cold shock domain-containing protein, translated as MQGKVKMFNQEKGFGFITLDDGKDVFFHYSQLMMDGFKTIENDAKVEFEVVETDRGLQAHNIVKL; from the coding sequence ATGCAAGGAAAAGTTAAAATGTTCAACCAGGAAAAAGGATTCGGGTTCATCACATTAGATGATGGCAAAGATGTATTTTTCCACTATTCACAATTAATGATGGATGGATTTAAAACAATCGAAAACGACGCAAAAGTTGAATTCGAAGTTGTTGAAACAGATAGAGGTTTACAGGCTCACAATATCGTTAAACTTTAA
- the secA gene encoding preprotein translocase subunit SecA, translating into MANVFERLFSGEKKILHGLEKTADAVIALADKMAAMSDDELKQQTQIFRDRLANGETLDDIQVEAFAVAREAAKRTIGEFPYKVQIMGAAAMHGGDIAEMKTGEGKTLTSTMCVYLNALEGKGVHVITVNDYLAGRDAEWMGQIYRFLGLSVGVNSRPLTPSEKRAAYECDVTYTTNSELGFDYLRDNMVTDVKDRVLRGLHVAIVDEVDSILIDESRTPLIISGGAKKTANLYLQADAFAKSLKGDDYEIDEKTRQIMLTEKGVATAERRFKIKNLYDIEHTQLVHHITQALKANYIMKNEVEYVVQDDEIVIVDQFTGRTMPGRAYSDGLHQAIEAKEGVSIKEETSTLATITYQNFFRLYDKLAGMTGTAKTEEEEFLDIYNMRVIVIPTNRPVARIDYPDAIFANERLKFNALVEEVKELYEKGQPVLVGTISVEKSELVHQLLTKMHIPHEVLNAKNHAREADIIAKAGRVKSVTIATNMAGRGTDIKLTEESRALGGLAVIGSERHESRRIDNQLRGRSGRQGDPGFSRFYVSLKDELMVRFGGEKVEKLFNALGDQQIESKMVTKSISQAQKRVEGYNFDVRKQLLDYDDVLRKQREIMYEQRNYVLENEDVHGVVHDMIDRVIQNVVEANTDKNKRDDNVDYAGVIQGMEMLGLEPTENVALEEIRGKSTDETAKYCADKIWNLYDGKVADIREQFTSFERTIVLRNMDRNWIEHIDMMDKLRNGIHLRSYAQNNPLQAYIEEGYEMFEDMMSRIAREVVFFALKVQIQRQNA; encoded by the coding sequence ATGGCAAATGTATTTGAACGCTTATTCAGCGGAGAAAAGAAAATACTGCACGGTTTGGAAAAAACAGCTGATGCAGTTATCGCACTTGCAGATAAAATGGCTGCAATGAGTGATGATGAATTAAAACAGCAGACACAGATATTCAGAGATAGATTGGCAAATGGTGAAACACTGGATGATATTCAGGTAGAAGCTTTTGCTGTAGCTCGAGAAGCTGCAAAACGTACAATAGGAGAATTCCCTTATAAAGTACAGATCATGGGTGCAGCTGCAATGCATGGCGGTGATATCGCTGAAATGAAAACAGGTGAAGGTAAAACCTTGACTTCTACAATGTGTGTGTATTTAAATGCCTTGGAAGGCAAAGGTGTACACGTTATCACAGTCAATGACTATCTAGCAGGACGTGATGCAGAATGGATGGGACAGATTTATCGATTCTTAGGATTAAGTGTTGGTGTCAATTCCAGACCATTAACACCAAGTGAAAAACGTGCAGCTTACGAATGTGATGTTACATATACAACCAATTCAGAGCTAGGATTTGACTATCTGCGTGACAACATGGTTACTGATGTAAAAGATCGTGTATTACGTGGATTGCATGTCGCAATCGTCGATGAAGTCGATTCTATCTTGATTGATGAATCCAGAACACCATTGATTATTAGTGGTGGTGCTAAGAAAACAGCAAACCTTTATTTACAGGCAGATGCTTTTGCAAAGTCTTTAAAAGGCGATGACTATGAAATCGATGAAAAGACAAGACAAATCATGCTGACAGAAAAAGGTGTAGCAACAGCAGAACGCCGTTTTAAGATCAAAAACCTGTATGATATTGAACATACACAGCTGGTTCACCATATCACACAGGCATTAAAAGCAAACTATATTATGAAAAATGAAGTAGAATATGTGGTACAGGATGATGAAATCGTAATCGTTGACCAGTTTACAGGTCGTACAATGCCTGGCCGTGCTTATTCTGATGGATTACATCAGGCAATTGAAGCCAAAGAGGGTGTAAGCATCAAAGAAGAAACAAGTACACTTGCGACTATCACATATCAGAACTTCTTCCGTCTATATGATAAACTTGCCGGTATGACTGGTACAGCGAAAACCGAAGAAGAAGAATTCTTAGATATCTATAACATGCGTGTTATTGTGATTCCAACAAACCGTCCAGTTGCTCGTATTGACTATCCAGATGCAATCTTTGCAAATGAACGTTTGAAGTTTAATGCACTTGTGGAAGAAGTAAAAGAACTGTATGAAAAAGGACAGCCAGTACTGGTTGGTACAATTTCCGTTGAAAAGAGTGAATTGGTTCACCAGTTATTAACGAAAATGCATATTCCTCACGAAGTGCTGAATGCAAAGAACCATGCTAGAGAAGCCGATATTATCGCCAAAGCAGGTCGTGTGAAATCTGTAACGATCGCAACCAATATGGCAGGTCGTGGTACCGATATTAAATTAACGGAAGAATCAAGAGCATTGGGTGGCTTAGCGGTTATTGGTAGTGAACGTCATGAATCAAGACGTATCGATAACCAGTTGCGTGGACGTAGTGGTCGTCAAGGAGATCCTGGTTTCTCTCGTTTCTATGTATCTTTGAAGGATGAACTGATGGTTCGTTTCGGTGGAGAAAAAGTAGAAAAATTATTTAATGCATTAGGTGATCAGCAGATCGAATCTAAGATGGTCACAAAATCTATTTCTCAGGCACAGAAACGTGTCGAAGGTTATAACTTTGATGTTCGTAAACAATTATTGGATTATGATGATGTTTTGCGTAAACAGCGTGAAATCATGTATGAACAAAGAAATTATGTTTTAGAAAATGAAGATGTACATGGTGTTGTGCATGATATGATTGACCGTGTTATCCAAAACGTTGTGGAAGCAAATACAGATAAAAATAAACGTGATGATAATGTTGATTATGCTGGTGTGATTCAGGGTATGGAAATGCTTGGATTAGAACCAACAGAAAATGTAGCATTAGAAGAAATCCGTGGAAAATCTACAGATGAAACAGCTAAATATTGTGCTGATAAAATTTGGAATCTGTATGATGGAAAAGTTGCGGATATTCGTGAACAATTTACATCATTTGAAAGAACCATCGTTTTACGTAACATGGATCGTAACTGGATCGAACATATCGATATGATGGATAAATTAAGAAATGGTATTCATTTACGTTCTTATGCACAAAACAATCCTTTACAGGCTTATATTGAAGAAGGATATGAAATGTTTGAGGATATGATGAGTCGTATCGCAAGAGAAGTTGTATTCTTTGCGTTGAAGGTTCAGATACAAAGACAAAATGCGTAG